Proteins co-encoded in one Sulfurovum xiamenensis genomic window:
- a CDS encoding DUF302 domain-containing protein translates to MKHFTKLLLAMVVTMGMVTGTVANDTKATHNVTILTADNSDGKITPKTIAAAFEKAGFFINDNRDMTAPWKKQIKDGTKNFDTLDFDVYNLFTIFKKDVVVKLGQKYPNIGLFSPMSMSIWAKKGSKTISVSSLSAAAMAEIMGVPADDAELVAYGKLVEETLRAALPNAKVETVSYEMKQPEGPLVSTAQFAMDPDGDWEEIKEEFQAAFEQELIPAMFINAGFNDLNYDMEESGFEGYTFYDVYSICYLEVIYTVAKTHPEAGAFAPCSMYMYQKRGTHTMEIGFPSVYNWIASLAIEDKASHDILLMAQKKMEDILKKLTAK, encoded by the coding sequence ATGAAACACTTCACAAAATTGCTACTTGCAATGGTTGTTACGATGGGAATGGTAACGGGAACTGTTGCAAATGACACAAAAGCTACACACAATGTAACGATCTTGACAGCAGACAACAGCGACGGTAAGATCACACCTAAAACGATCGCAGCGGCATTTGAAAAAGCAGGTTTTTTCATCAATGACAACAGAGATATGACAGCACCATGGAAAAAACAGATCAAAGATGGTACAAAAAACTTTGATACGCTTGACTTTGATGTTTATAACCTCTTTACGATCTTTAAAAAAGATGTAGTGGTAAAATTGGGTCAAAAATACCCGAATATCGGTCTTTTCTCTCCAATGAGTATGTCTATCTGGGCAAAAAAAGGGTCAAAAACAATTTCTGTCTCTTCTTTGAGTGCTGCAGCAATGGCAGAGATCATGGGCGTTCCTGCGGATGATGCAGAGCTAGTTGCATACGGAAAGCTTGTGGAAGAGACGCTTAGAGCTGCACTTCCAAATGCAAAAGTAGAAACAGTATCTTATGAGATGAAACAGCCGGAAGGTCCACTTGTTTCAACAGCACAATTTGCTATGGATCCTGATGGAGACTGGGAAGAGATCAAAGAAGAGTTCCAGGCTGCTTTTGAGCAAGAATTGATCCCGGCTATGTTCATCAATGCAGGATTTAATGACCTTAACTATGATATGGAAGAGAGTGGTTTTGAAGGGTATACTTTTTATGACGTATACTCTATCTGTTACCTAGAAGTGATCTATACAGTGGCTAAAACACACCCTGAAGCAGGAGCATTCGCGCCTTGTTCAATGTATATGTATCAAAAAAGAGGAACACATACTATGGAGATCGGATTCCCTTCAGTGTATAACTGGATAGCATCATTAGCGATCGAAGATAAAGCGTCTCATGATATTCTACTCATGGCACAGAAAAAAATGGAAGATATACTTAAAAAGCTTACAGCTA